Part of the Alteracholeplasma palmae J233 genome, ATATTTTTATTTATAAGCATTATTTCACCTCATTTATGTACAACTATATTTTAACTTAATTAAATTAAAAAATCTAAGTTTCTACTTAGATTCGTTAATTAAAATTTTTCTTATATATCCAATAAAATGAATCGATCCAGTTATGATAATTACATCTAGAACACTATTTTTTAAATAGTTATAGGCTTCTATTGGGTTTTCTATAAAGTTAAATCCCTCATTTTTTAAGTTAGATAGATCTTTATATCTAAAATCAACAAATGATGTAACAACCATATTTGAACTTATCTTTTTTAATGCATTTAACATTTGAGTAAATTCTTTATCACCCAATGCACTAAATAAAACACCTATTTTTTTATTTTCAAATAAAAGTCTAGAACTATTGATAAGTGCTTCTATTGCATGCATATTATGAGCGCCATCAATATAGGTATGAGGCAAGATTTCTTCTAACCTTCCAGGCCATTTAGTTTTTTCTATACCATTTTTAATCACTTCATTACTGATGTTAGGATAAAGACTTTTGATTGTTTCTATTGCTAGTAAGGCGTTATTTATTTGATAATCTCCTAAAAGAATTTGATATTTGGTATTTTCATACAAAATAACATGAGGTATCTCAGATATAACCTTAACATTTTTTTTATTAATCCAATGAAACTGAGCCCCAATTTTATTAGTATACTTATAAAAATAATCATATAAATCAAAATCTACTGTTGAAAACAGGATATCTTTACTAGATTTAATAATACCTAATTTTTGAGCAGCAATCAATTCTTTTGTATCCCCTAATTGTTTCATATGATCCATTCCAATATTTGTAATAACAGAACGATCATATGAAGTAATATTAGTAGAATCTAAAAGTCCCCCAATACCCACTTCAATTACCATGACATCTACCTTTATATCAGAAAAGTATTTAAATGATAGTAGCGTAATGATTTCAAAAAAAGACAGTTTAGTTTCTAAATTCTCATTAAAATGATACATAAAATTAATATATTCTAATAAAACTACATCTGAAATAGGTATCATATTTACTCTAATACGTTCGTTAAACTGAGTCAAATAAGGAGATGTAAAACTCCCTACCTTTACACCAGTTTCTAATAAAATATAACTAAGATATGCACTTGTTGAACCTTTGCCGTTTGTACCAGCTACGTGAATTTTTTTTATTTTATCTAAATTGAGGTCTAATTTTTCTAATGCAGTTTTTAAATAAGACAAATCTGCTTTTTCTTTAAATCGGGGTTGGCTTTCAACCCAATGGATTGCCTCTGAAACTGCTTTAAACATA contains:
- a CDS encoding bifunctional folylpolyglutamate synthase/dihydrofolate synthase, giving the protein MFKAVSEAIHWVESQPRFKEKADLSYLKTALEKLDLNLDKIKKIHVAGTNGKGSTSAYLSYILLETGVKVGSFTSPYLTQFNERIRVNMIPISDVVLLEYINFMYHFNENLETKLSFFEIITLLSFKYFSDIKVDVMVIEVGIGGLLDSTNITSYDRSVITNIGMDHMKQLGDTKELIAAQKLGIIKSSKDILFSTVDFDLYDYFYKYTNKIGAQFHWINKKNVKVISEIPHVILYENTKYQILLGDYQINNALLAIETIKSLYPNISNEVIKNGIEKTKWPGRLEEILPHTYIDGAHNMHAIEALINSSRLLFENKKIGVLFSALGDKEFTQMLNALKKISSNMVVTSFVDFRYKDLSNLKNEGFNFIENPIEAYNYLKNSVLDVIIITGSIHFIGYIRKILINESK